The Alnus glutinosa chromosome 1, dhAlnGlut1.1, whole genome shotgun sequence region GAACATTGATATTGCTTGGTAGTTTAGACAAGATGTTTGGTAAACATTGACaataaagtggtagtttgagggaagtatatataattttctcatttatttatttaggatCGATGATAGTAAGGACTTcctgtattaaaaaaataacatttggtaaagagttttgttgtggatattttatttgaatagtagtaagaagtaattaatgtgatataaagataaaatgatatttgaatgagagaaaagtaaataaagttgttcggaaacttaaaaaaaataaaaaaaataaaaaataaaggcaagAGAGATGAATGTGTTGTCTAACAAATAGTTTATAGGCCTAAGACAAGAAAATTAATGATTATTGTGAAAAATCTTTGGACTTATTGACACTCTCAAAAGTCGCACGCCTTGAGAAATGAGGAGATATCATAGCTTATAAAGTGTCCAGGTGAAGaaaatcttagcgatgtgggacactttaattCGGCCTCTCACGGCTCACGTATGACAACTAATGGCCAAACACGTAgacaacaacgggagggaaatGCCCATCATCGCAAGAAGcatgtggctctgataccatgtgaaaAATTTATTGGTCAattgacactctcaaaagacgcttTGAGAGAAGATAAGGACACAATAGCTTATAAAGTGTTCaggtgaaaaaaaatattaacgaTGTCGAACACTTCACCAATTATGCTggtaaacacaaaaacaaataagtACAACACGAGTAACTATTGATGAGCGGCTGCCCTGAATCCTGTTAGGACTTGATAAGCTTATGTAGCGCTAGCTTGACAACAGATCACTACCTACTATAGTACTATTATACTATGATCATCATCCTATGATCGGAATGCGGTTGTTTCAGTTCAATCGACACTTGCAATAAATTACAGGGGTTATGAAACAAGAGATTCAGAGAGCATACTGCAAATCCTTTTCTGGGACTTTCCTTGGTGGAACTTCCAGGATGAAAGCGAAAGAATTGGCCTTCCCTTCCACCCAACAGTTAGGCATTTCCCATTCATATCGAGTGTGCAAGAGCTCCCACAAGCAAAGTTCTTCACCAACAATTGCGCCTGATACAAAGAAGACGTGCTAAGCTCTTGTTCCACCATACCAAATCTTTCAAAAAAGACCCTCCAAGCATCAATCTTCATGCGCCTGAAAACTCTATCCTCACCCTCCGTTGCAACAATGTTTAGTATCTCCTGACCCGAGTATGCCGCTTCCAATGTCATCCTATTATTTTGATCCATACAAACTTCAAGGCTTTCAAAAAAAGCACTGTAGAACAACAGTGCTTCCTGGAAACGGCCCAAGAAAGTTGGTGAATTGTGATCTGCTTCAACTTCTGAGATCACCATCACACATGGATTGAGATCTCTAAGCACTTTGATCAGTGATTCCAGGCAAACAGGCTTCGTTATCATATTATTGAGCAGAAACCGGGAATTGACAGCAACAACTTCATCAGCCTCTGTCTCAAACATGTCTTTGTTTAGATCTTTGATGTCTCTCACCATAACTGTTTTGAATGAAAATGGCAAGTTTAAAGTCTCTGCAAAACGGGCAAGTCTGTTACCTGTCTCCTCAATTTTGTTTCCTGAAGTTGTTCCAACAGCGGTTATTTTAAGAATCTCAACTGGGAATTCCTCACGAGTGGCAAGAGCTTGCATCAACACTATACTCTGTAAACCATTTCTGATTGCAAGGTCAATGTAGTGAATCTTTTTGGCAGAAGCCACACTTTCTACCATTGCCTGGATTCCTGCAAATTGAGTAACTTGACTGAAGGGAAGCTGAAGATAACATGAGATGAGAGTAGGATTTCCATACTCCTTCTCTTCATGATGAGATGCATGTTCTTCATTACTGTTTAAGCCTTTCACTGCAGTTCTCCCCGTTTGTCTATCAATCCTCTCTTGGAGAGCTTTGGCAAAATAATGAACGGTTCTTTGAACCGAAGTTCCTGTCCTGGAGGACAAGAAATCACATAGCTTTAGCAGTCTGCTTCCTTCATCAAACTCTTGCTTGGAAACCTTCTCGGCTGAAGCTAAAAGAAGACATGCAAGTTCGACATCTTTGGTTTCTTGGCAGGAGAGACCAAACGGAGCACTGCTGAAAACATGGTTAGGCATGGAGTGAAATTGATGATCATCAATACAGTTTTGGGAAGAGAAACGAATGAACCTTGCTTCCGCTTCTCTCATGACTTCCTCAGCGGATAATAATCTACGGACATTTGCCATGATTCAAGCGTACAAATCTACTGTTTTTGCTTCAATGTTAATCTGGAACATCATGCACGTACGCTAGAGATTGGCCTGCtttgaaatgacaaaaaaaaaaaatggttccatgCTTTccctcttccttcttttcttgaCCCTTAAAGTGAGGAATAGCTGAACCATCTAAACAATGGAGGCCAGAATAcagtactatatatatttgcatcgttGAGAAATTAAGATGGCCGGGGATATAGCGTTAAAAAACAGGGAAGATTTCTTATAGTTTATGAGGAATATTCTCTATAGCCGTCCCCCTCTCTCTCATTTTGGAGCTCTCGCCAttaaaataggaaagatttcttttagttttttaatgaatattctTATTGCCGTCCCCCTAGGCTCTagctctctttattttttgatttctcgCCCTAGCTAACAACACTAAAAGGACGGACCAAGATTCCTTCCTATGCTAAATGGTGATAAATATATGGTAAATAAAATGTAGTCTACCCATTAATTGTTTCAAATTCAATATTGGGAGAGGTTTGGTCAAATCAGTGTTTATTGTACGTTTTACTATTTACCATATTTATAAAactacgatttttttttttttttttttttttttttttttttttttttatgtgggttGGCATCGATCCtatgtacgtacgtacgtaaatacataagtatatatatatatatatatatatatatatattaacaccTTAAAATTTCATTATCCAACAATCCAAAATAGTACGTCAACATGCATGCACAAGCTGAAACAATGCTCAAAAACTCACCTTTTACAACAACAAAACACCCTCACTAACTATATAACCAAAATTTAATGTAGCTTAATCATAATTTAAGCACCGTTGAGCTATGACTTGATAATCAACTCCCGTCACCCTACCCTGTCTCGGTATATGGCCAGCCAACCAGCTAAATGTGTCGGCCTTTGTATGGCATTTTCGGTCAAAGTAAAGCAAACAATTCCATTAATTACGTTAGGTAGATTGATATTTTGGGAAGTCTTTTGGTGAGCCCATAATTAGTATATTGAGACACTTCataacccaaaagcttaagcataTGGGTTTAGACTCAACTATGTTATATTAACCACGTACTTACAGTTCTTACATCTTTTCAATGTGAGACTCAATCCTTTTACACTCACATATGTATACTCAacaatctctctctcatgtCTGAGGCCGCCACCACATGCATTGATATACTTCCCTTCAaatggaagaattttttttttttttttttttttatcaatcttACGGGCCTCTCCAAGATCACGTCATGCACCTTAATTTGTCTATATATACTCCATAGACTCTTGTTTGTTTATGTGCCATGCATCTTTTAACTTCTTCTATAGGGACCCTTATTCATGCTCACGGCTTGCACATTTGTTCCTCATCAATCACATTGTGAATGACTTCATCTGACAAATTAAAACAGATCACACTAGCAGCCTTCACATCCATCTCTTCTTACTCATCATGGCCCATCTTCTTGGGTTTCTTTGCCTTGCGCAATAATGCCTTGTTTGAATCAACAGATCCTTCATCCTCATCTGCCAAAAGAGATAAATTGTTCTTTACATTGAATATCTCCACTTCATACTTGGTGCTCACCATATATAGTTTTCCGTTAGTTTAAAATACCGAACCTTAGCTCTAATACCACTTGTTATGCACACACAAGACCACTTGTTGTGTAGAAAGAGATCACAATTACAGTAAATAAGGCAAGAAGAATCACACATATGAATAACACCAAGATTTATATAGTTATCTCAATATGAGGTACGTCTACTAGCAGAAGTGATTAcaaagaaattcactatcaaagaTAGATTACAAGATTGTAGAGAAACAATCACTCAAAACCCAAAAGCCCATTATACCCAAATCTTATCCTCACACAGTTCTCTGACTATAACACATAAAACAGAACATAAGATCATAAAAAAGATTGCAATTCAaagtcttcttctttctcctttgctgAGCGGCTTCTCTTCGCTGGGCTTTCTCTAAGGGCTTCTTTTCTGTTCTCTATTCCTCTCTCACTTTTCTCCACTCACACATATGGCCGAATGCCACAACTTGCTCCGACGTATGCAAGAAAAGCATACCATAAAACCATATGTTTTAGAGAATAAAAATCCTGCGCCAACGTATATTATCCCATCTCACTTGCCAGTTTTTTATTTGACTAGCCAATGTGAAGTTGCATGCCAGGatgtttgctttacttttttgaaCTAGTTTGGATATTATTTTTGAAGGTGAGAGTAATCTGCGGATTAATTtccttgtcttttctttttcatattctTTTCATTTGCGAAATCATTGCTGGCTGGTGTTCTTAGCATATTTCTTCAACTCAACGCTTTGTGGTTGGTCTTCAATAACAATTTAGTTCAAATCCTTGATACCCAGATCAATTTAGTTCAAATCCTTGTTATACTCGTCAGGACAGCTACATATGTTACTAAATAATTCTTTTGCTCACAATTGAGTCGATAGGCTCTAGATTTCATTGTCTTTATATATATCGGCGTGGAATCCAAATTGAGAAACAGAGGGCTACGTGAAAAGCTTCACAACCATGGGTATAGTCCGTAGATTATCAGCTGAAGAAGTCATGAAAGTAGCGAAAGCAATGTTAATCCAAAATTGTGTTGATCCCTCCTTGCCAAAACATGTTTTTGGCCTCTCCCACCAAGAAACCACAGATGTGGAGCTAGCATGTCTTCTTCTAGCTTCCGCAGAGAAGGTTGCCAAGCAAGAACATGATGAAGGGAGCAGATTGCTAAACCTCTGTGATTTCTTGTCCTCCAGGACAGGAAGTTCAGTTCAAAGAACCGTTCATTATTTTACCAAAGCTCTCCAAGAGAGGATTGCTAGAGAAGCTGGGAGAAATGAAGAAGAGGGATACCGTCATTCAGAAGAGACAATGGCGTACGGGAATCCTACTATCATTTCATGTTTCCTTAACCTTCCCTTTAGCCAAGTTACTCAATTTGCAGGAATCCAAACAATTGTAGAGAGTGTGACTTCCGTGAAAAGGGTCCACTACATTGACCTTGCAATCAGAAGTGGTACTCAGTGCATAGTGTTGATGCAAGCCCTTGCAACTAGCCATGAATGCCCTATCGAGCTTCTTAAAATAACTGCGGTTGGAACATCATCAAAACAGAAAATGGAGGAGACAGGGAAAGGACTCGCCCGTTTTGCTGAGGCTTTAAACTTACCCTTTTCATTCCAAATAATTTTGGTGAGAGACATCCAAGATCTCAACAAAGATATGTTCCAGACACAGGCTGATGAAGTTGTTGCCATCTATTCCCCTGTTCTGCTAAATCATATGATAAGGAAACCTTCTCGCTTGGAATCTCTGCTGAAAGTGGTTAGAAAGCTCAACCCATGTGTCATGGTGGTGATCGAAGCAGACACAGATCACAATTCACCAAATTTCTTAGGCCGTTTCAATGATGCGCTCTTATCCTACAGTGCATATTTCGAATGCCTTGAAGTTTGCATGGATCGGAGTGATCCCAATAGGATGACAATGGAAGATACATACCTGAGTCGGCAGATAAGAAACATTGTTGCGACAGAGGGTGAGGACAGAGTTTTCAGGCGCATGAAGATTGAGGCTTGGAGGAACCTTTTCGCAGGATTTAGTATGGTCGAACAAGAGCTTAGCATGTCATCTTTGTATCAGGCAGAACTTCTGGTGAAAAGCTTTGCTTGTGGGAGCTCTTGCACGCTTGATAGGAATGGAAAATGCCTGACTATTGGGTGGAAAGGAAGGTCATTTCTTTCAGTTTCGGCTTGGAAATTCCACCAAGAAGAAGCCTAGAAAGGAATCTCTGATGTAATTTGTTAATAAGTGTTCCCCCTCTGATCGAACTACCTTATTTAAAAATGAGGGGGCTATACATGCACCCTTAATTTCcctctcattctctcttttcattaaacaaattgattttaatgacaTCAGAgactacttttttattaaaatcaatttgtttAATGAAAATGAGGAAATGAAGGGAATGAATGAATGTTTTTTTAGCATCccttcaaaaatatcaaacacatgacaaaacaacataaaacataGTACAACGGCTATCTCTTAGCCTTTGTACTTTAGATTTTGCTTGATGATCCTACGGCTCCTATCATAGATGTCCATCTCCATTATCGCGATGGTCATCATAGGATACAagaatttcatattttttgcaaCTTGGTCAATTGGTCCGAGCCATAAAGGTGTGTCATATGAACCTCATAGAACAACTTCAAAGATTCACCTATGTTATTAAGACTTAAGAATTATCATTATCCAATGTTAGTCTcatcaaaatttgaaattggaGAAAGATTTGGGTATAGATGTTTCGATAAGATGATCACTCTCGAGGTGGTGCTAACCAGATTTGACATGCGGCCGGTTCGGGTGGCCCCGGCCACTccaaatctttatttatttatttttctttataattttttatttaagaataaatttatagtttgataaataattgaaaaaagtacatATACCTCTTCAAACTATCATCTCATTGTTAATATCCtacaaactatcaattgtatcaatgtctcCGTTGACAAAAAAtttcttcataatttttttttttttaaaaaaaaaaatcttaaaattatattaaaaaaatgaaaagaataaaactaagaaaaataaaataaaaaaggagccACCCtcttggtttttcattttttttaggccgaatcacccccattttttttgttttattttaatttttgctttaatttttattctttttatttaatttatttagttttagttttttttttcaaatttagaaagatatttttgtcttattaaaaaaattattttcatttttgtttttttgctgaCGTTGGAAGGGgcacatttttttgtagtttagaaGAAATATTGACAgaattggtagtttaagggacattgacaatttgaTGGTAGTTTTAGAGAATGAcatatgttatttgtacacattttgtacaaaaattgtataCACAATGCTTTTTGacaatgttttattttattattttttttcaaaaaaaaaatgccaaaagacACTATGTGTACAATTTGTATTCAAAatatgtgcaaataacatactcttatatagatatatatatatactttcccCTAAATTATTAGAAAAAGGACCAGAATATTTTGTGTTATAAGTTTATTTTGAAGGGCCCATTTAAcaaatttctctattttaacaaTCTAAAACTGTTTTATTTGCAACCGATGCTACTTACACGTGCCACCAAATTTGACATGCGGCGAAGGGTTTATGATGCATGATTGCCACGTGTACggtgtgggggggggggataaAGTTTAGTCTGTTCAACTCGTTGACAGTGAACGAAGGCCACGCCATAATCAATCTCGCACACTCTGCGACCCTGCGAGTTAACTTGGGAATAATGGAGGGGAAGACGAGGGAAGAGGTGGAGAAGAGCGGGATGATCGACACGTGGTTGAGGAAGCACCGACTGATTTACACCGGAGCTACCAGACACCCTTTGATCCTCAGCATTCGAGATGGGACCGTTGATCTCTCCGCCTACAAAAGATGGCTGGTACTGAATACtcttataacattttttttttttttcgtcttctattttttgttataaCATATTCTACCGTTTTCTTCCAATCAtactttcaaattaaatggaaaaATTATTATGTTATTATTTATCACTTTTCTTCAGCATTTAgcatttcaatatatatattgatgtaaCCAAATTTTAAGCATTTAATTCAAAAATAGTGTTTGAAATTGGAGAAATTCTATATGGCAGAGTatcttaaaaattcaaaaatcttGAATCCTGGTAAAGCGCTGCATTGCCAGAGTAGGCATGCACAACCCACCAAGTTTGTTAAtctcacaatatttttttttttgttgtttttggatgaatttccttgtttttatttgataatCCTAACATTGTAAAATCATGAAAATCTTTGAAATATGTTCATTAATGTATGTTGGTCTAAAATTGGGTTTGGATTTATGGCAATGTGTTTAGTTTTGTTGTtcctttaattaatttgttttgatcTTATTATGATTTAGGTTAGAGGCTgacttcgattttttttttttttttcgtcgtGCAGGGACAGGATTACATATTTGTTAGAGCGTTTGTCCCATTTGTAGCAATTGTATTGATTAAAGCTTGGAAGGAGTCCGATGATGCTGCGGATATGGAAGTCATGTTGAGTGGTATGGCATCTCTAAATGATGAGATTGCGTGGTTTAAGAGTGAAGCTCCCAAGTGGGGTGTTCAACTGTCTGACATTGTCCCTCAGAAGGCAAATCAAGAATATTGCCGGTATCATCACTGTCTTGTACTATGCATATTGATTCTTTTGGTGAAATAGCCTCTACacatattgattttaatttgttGGTGAGATGAACACCCAGGAGCCTCATGTGCCTTGATATAAATTGTTGGATTGGAGCTTaatccaaaagtttaagccAAATAGTTTGGATGCAACAATGCTAAATTTCGTCACACATGAAGCTCCAATATGTTTTAATTCCTTATGATATTAATGAATATCAATGGTCGTTACCATTTGCCATGTTATTTAGCATGTCCTGCCTCAACCATAGACTTTGTTGACTTAGTCCCGAGTCTTTCGGATTGCACAAGGCGAAGCTGATTCTCATGGTTAAGGTCCATTATATTACGTTAGATGAAGATGCCATCACTATTTTTATATGACGTTTGTACTTTATTAATCATTTATAGTTTAAACAACCAATGGGATGATTCTAGAAGATGCTGGTACAAACTGGTTTCTGGAGAAAGGATTGATTTAGTTTTGCTCAAGTCTAAGTTGGACATCATTAACTTCAGATCCTGTAGGCCTTGGAAAACCATTCTGTAGGAAGTTTggcatttttttagttttgcttcTGGGTTCATTATATTGGTGCAGTTGGAACAATTACATGGTCTGCATGTTCTTACAGATTTCTGGAGAGTTTGATGAGCCCGGATGTCGAATATACTGTAGCTATCACGGCGTTTTGGGCCATTGAAGCCGTCTATCAAACAAGCTTTGCAGTTTGCCTGGAGGACGGCTCCAAGACCCCAGCAGAACTGAGGGAGACTTGCCAAAGATGGGGCAATGATGGTTTTGGTCAGTACTGTAATTCTCTAAAGAAAATTGCTAATCGGCGTCTAGAGAAGGCATCCGATGATGTGCTCACGGCAGCTGAAGTAGCATTACTACGTGTTTTGGAACATGAGGTtgatttttggaatatgagccGCAGTGATGCCTGATCAGCCTTAGCTTCAGAAATCTCAAATGATATGAGCTGGTGagcttgttgttgttgtttgttatGGTATGTACTAACTATACTACTATACCTAtggggagtgatccttacactcacaatgcacaacaatgacacaacaccaaggcacaatggagtgggacCCATGTGTGGGTCCCACTCCATTGtgtcttggtgttgtgtcattgttgtgtagtgtgagtgttttaatcatttctcctATACCTATATTGCAGTGAGTAAGATGCATAGAAGCTATAATGATAGTCAAATTCTCCAGTAAGACTGATGCATCTAACTCGTTGTAATAAGTATGCCCTCAAATCTTTTGTTATATAGGATATATAAGAACATGTATATTGTGGtggttcttcattttttcaatttttcctttttcattttttcattaatGTAAGGGATATTGGGTATTCAGTTAGGTGCCTTTGGCCTTGTTAGAAGGTTAGTTGCACTAGAGTTAGTGGGCTGGGTTGTTAATAGTTAGTGGGTAGTTACAACTGAGAAGTTGTATATAACCCAAGCCCACGAGTGAATCAGTATCAAATTTGTCCATGTGTAAACAGTTTCAATGGAGTTTAGGCTTTTTTTGAATAAAGCTTGGAGATTCTGGACCTCTTGAAGTGCCCAGACTTGTGTTTCTTGTTAATCAAGTCTCTATCTTTCTCTATCTTCTATATTCAGTATTCAATATtacaaaattaagaaaaacattACAGGAGTGGTGCATAGGCAGTAGTAATATATACTGGACAGATACATGTTCATGCTGCTTATAAGCTAGTAGCATATAGAGTAGCAGGGTGTATGTAATTATGCTTCAAATATGGTTTAACGTGGTTTCTTCAGGCTTCAAAAGTGGTTTTTATGTGCTTAGTTTTGTAAGTTTTGTGACATTAACCTGAATTGTGCAGTATTTTGTTGATACTTTCCAGCAGATGCTATGACAAGCTGCATCGGATTGACCATAGGCTCCAGAGTCTTCCTCGGTGCATTTGCCGAGAGCCCAAGAATATTTTGTATAAGCGAGTGCAAGCAGCTCAAACGCTGAGCCAAGCTCATCTTTTCAGCTCTCAAAACGTTGTTCTCCGACTCGTTGGCATGCCATCCTTTCTCTCTTTCAGAGCAGAGTCGGTTATTGTTCTCAAGCTCTCTCAACAGCCTGCCCTTTTCGTTGGCCAAGTCTTCCACCATCTTCTGCTTCTTCATTC contains the following coding sequences:
- the LOC133859682 gene encoding DELLA protein RGL2-like, which translates into the protein MGIVRRLSAEEVMKVAKAMLIQNCVDPSLPKHVFGLSHQETTDVELACLLLASAEKVAKQEHDEGSRLLNLCDFLSSRTGSSVQRTVHYFTKALQERIAREAGRNEEEGYRHSEETMAYGNPTIISCFLNLPFSQVTQFAGIQTIVESVTSVKRVHYIDLAIRSGTQCIVLMQALATSHECPIELLKITAVGTSSKQKMEETGKGLARFAEALNLPFSFQIILVRDIQDLNKDMFQTQADEVVAIYSPVLLNHMIRKPSRLESLLKVVRKLNPCVMVVIEADTDHNSPNFLGRFNDALLSYSAYFECLEVCMDRSDPNRMTMEDTYLSRQIRNIVATEGEDRVFRRMKIEAWRNLFAGFSMVEQELSMSSLYQAELLVKSFACGSSCTLDRNGKCLTIGWKGRSFLSVSAWKFHQEEA
- the LOC133859674 gene encoding DELLA protein RGL2-like, giving the protein MANVRRLLSAEEVMREAEARFIRFSSQNCIDDHQFHSMPNHVFSSAPFGLSCQETKDVELACLLLASAEKVSKQEFDEGSRLLKLCDFLSSRTGTSVQRTVHYFAKALQERIDRQTGRTAVKGLNSNEEHASHHEEKEYGNPTLISCYLQLPFSQVTQFAGIQAMVESVASAKKIHYIDLAIRNGLQSIVLMQALATREEFPVEILKITAVGTTSGNKIEETGNRLARFAETLNLPFSFKTVMVRDIKDLNKDMFETEADEVVAVNSRFLLNNMITKPVCLESLIKVLRDLNPCVMVISEVEADHNSPTFLGRFQEALLFYSAFFESLEVCMDQNNRMTLEAAYSGQEILNIVATEGEDRVFRRMKIDAWRVFFERFGMVEQELSTSSLYQAQLLVKNFACGSSCTLDMNGKCLTVGWKGRPILSLSSWKFHQGKSQKRICSMLSESLVS
- the LOC133879901 gene encoding bZIP transcription factor 53-like; this translates as MSTTQAVTSLGSEIDAKCASMDEKKRKRMVSNRESARRSRMKKQKMVEDLANEKGRLLRELENNNRLCSEREKGWHANESENNVLRAEKMSLAQRLSCLHSLIQNILGLSANAPRKTLEPMVNPMQLVIASAGKYQQNTAQFRLMSQNLQN
- the LOC133879884 gene encoding probable bifunctional TENA-E protein, which translates into the protein MEGKTREEVEKSGMIDTWLRKHRLIYTGATRHPLILSIRDGTVDLSAYKRWLGQDYIFVRAFVPFVAIVLIKAWKESDDAADMEVMLSGMASLNDEIAWFKSEAPKWGVQLSDIVPQKANQEYCRFLESLMSPDVEYTVAITAFWAIEAVYQTSFAVCLEDGSKTPAELRETCQRWGNDGFGQYCNSLKKIANRRLEKASDDVLTAAEVALLRVLEHEVDFWNMSRSDA